The stretch of DNA ACCATGAAGGGGTCCGGCAACTTGTAGGTGTTGTCACCGATGGTGACCTGCCGCTCCTGCATGGCCTCCAGCAGGGCGCTCTGGACCTTGGCGGGGGCGCGGTTGATTTCATCCGCCAGGACGAGATTGGCAAAAATGGGACCCAGACGGGGCGTGAAGGTGCCTTCACGCGGGTGATAGACCATGGTGCCGATGACATCCGCAGGGAGGAGGTCGGGGGTGAACTGGATGCGCTTGAACTCGGCATGAAGGGCGCTGGAAAGTGTCCGGACGGCAAGGGTTTTCGCGAGGCCGGGCACGCCTTCGAGAAGCACATGGCCATTGGTGAGCAGAGCCACCAGCAGACGGTCTACAAGAGCCGACTGGCCGACAAGAACACGGGCGATCTCGGCACGCAGCGGTTTGACCCAGGTGGATGCCTTTTCAATGGCGGCAGCATCTGGCACTGAGGGGGCAGATGCGGAAGTGGGCAATGGGTTCTTGTTCAGGGAAATCGGACCGGCTTCAGGCGGGGGCGGTGGGGCGACAGAATCAGACATGCGTGGGGAAAGCTCAATGGTGGCAGGGGGAGAGTCAAGGCAGGACCTCCATGTTCAAAACGACACCGGCGGGCCTTTTTGCCGCAAAAGTTTCCATATCTCTCGATCTGGAGACGAACAGGCAGTCATCTGACGGCTTGTTTTTCCTCAGGCAGCAATAGCGCTATCGCGGCGGCAGGGATGAAAAGGAGACCCGCGTAGTAGAGTGCCAGGCGGTAGTCCCCCACTGGCACATAAAGCTTGAACATCACCGTGCCTGCGGCGGCGACAATGCGACCGATGTTGTAGCAGAAGCCAGCCCCGGTGGTGCGCAGGAGCGTGGGGAAGAGCGGCGGCAGGCACATGGTGAAGAGACCAAAAACACCCTGGCAGAGACCGATTATGGCATACCAGTTCAGCATCTGATCATGCGTCCAAGTCTGTGAAAAGGCGGCGAGCATGGTGATGCCATAGGCCAGCAGCATGAGGGTAATGGCCTTTCGATAACCCATGAGTTTGGCGAGGGCGCCGGCAAGGTAGTTGCCAATGATGGACCCGATCATGATGTACATGAGGGCGACGACGACGGCGTGGGTCTGTTCGGGCGCCGTGAGGTTTCGGACCTCTGGCATGGCACGAATGAGACTCTGCTGCCAGAACATGAAAGCCCAGTGGGCGGTAAGGGAGACGGCGCAGATGATGAGTACACGCCAGGTGACACCTGAGACGGCAGGTCCAAAAAGCTCGCGGATGCGCGGTGGGACGCTTGTCTTTTTTGCCTCCTGCCACTCTTCTGTCTCAGGCACGGCCTTGCGTATCCAGAGGGTGAGCAAGGCGGGCAGGATGCCGACAAGGAAGATGGTGCGGTGGCTTTCATCATCCTTTAGCAGCCAGCCGGCCAGACAGGCGAGGAGGACGCCCAGATTGACGGCGGTTTGCAGGGTGGCGGCGATCCATGGCCGCCATTTTTTAGGCCAGGTTTCCGAAAGCAGGGAGGCACCCACTGCCCACTCGCCGCCGATTCCCAGGGCCGAAAGAAAACGGCAGATCAGCAGATGCCACCACTCAGTACAGAAATACGACAGACCAGTAAAACCTGCATAAAACAGGATGGTAAGAACCAGGGTGCGGCTGCGGCCGATGCGGTCTCCGATCCAGCCAAAGACGCCACCCCCCAAAGCCCAGCCGACGAGGAACGCCGCCTGGATGATGGAGGCCTTGGTATCCACCTCTCCAGGAGAGGCAGCGATGCCATCACTCATCAGTAGGATGGCCACGAAGGGTGTGGCCACCAGGGTATAGATGTGCATGTCCAGGCCGTCGAACAGCCAGCCAAGCCAGGCGGCGAGGCCGGACTTTTTCTGGTGGGAGGAAAGGTCCCGCAGGCGGGTAATCTCAGGAGAAGCGGCAGGTTGAGTCATGCGAGGGCGCGAGCTTTTAACATTTGCGCGGATCTGGCAAGCCCATACCGAAAACGGTTAAATTTGCGGCTCAGCAGAAACTACTCATTAAACTGCAAGGAATAGAGCTTTTGGTAGAGATCGCTGTTCCTCAAAAGCTCATCATGCGTGCCCATGTCGGCGACGCTGCCATCCTTCATGACGATGATCTGGTCCGCCTCCATGATGGTGGACAGGCGGTGGGCGATGGCGATGACAGTTTTCCCCTCCGAAAGGACGTGGATGGCCTCCTGGATGATCTTTTCCGTCTCGGTATCCAGGGCGCTGGTGGCCTCATCCAGGAGGAGGATGGGAGCATTGCGCAGGATGGCGCGGGCGATGGAAAGACGTTGCTTTTGCCCGCCAGAAAGGTTGCAGCCGGAGTCTCCAACGATGGCATTGTAGCCCCCCTGCACCTGCTGGATGAATTCGTGGGCATGAGCCTTTTTGGCGGCGGCGATGATTTCCTCCTCCGTGGCATCCAGGCGGCCATAGCGGATGTTTTCGCGGATGGTATCGTGGAACAGGAAAGTGTCCTGGCTGACGAGTCCAATGTTCGTGCGCACGCTGTCCTGGGTGACGGTGCGGATATCCGTTCCATCCATCAGAACCCGGCCGGTTTCGGGATCATAGAAGCGCAGGAGAAGGGAGAATAGCGTGCTCTTCCCTGCCCCGCTGGGGCCGACGAGGGCGTAAAAACGGCCTGGGGCAAGATCCAAATTCACATGATTAATGGCGGCACGGTCCAGCTTCCTGCCATCCAGATCGCTGTAGGCAAAGGAGATATTTTCAAATGTGACACCACCTTTGATGCGCGGAAGATCTGGTGCCCCGGGAGCATCCTGAATGTCCGCCGGGCGCTCAAGCAAATGCACCACCTTGTTCACGGCATAGACGGTCTTCTGCATGAGCAGGTTCACCTTGCTCAACTCCTTGGCAGGCGGGTAGATTTTGGTCAGGGCCATGACCAGGATGATGAGGTCGCTGGCAGGCCGCTGCTGCACCCAAAAATAGACCAGGCCTGCAGCGATCCCGATGGAGGCAACGGCCTCGACGATGGGGCCGATAAGCTCCGTCGCCTGTGTCCAACGCATCATGTTCCGGCACATGGTGGCATTGGCCCGGTCAAACCTCTCCACCTCATATTCCTCCCGCGCATAACCTTTCACAAGGCGTATGCCCGTGAAGGATTCATGCATGGTGGTCATCATCTTGCCCACCGATTTTTCCTCTCCTGAGCCTGATTTCCGCACCTTCCGGCCGATGGCGATGATGGGGGCGAGGCAGAGGGGAAAGACCACCAGGGACATCAGCGTAAAAAACCAGTCTTTGGAGAACAGAACAAAGAGGATCACAATGATTGTCAGCGGACGGTTGGTCAGCAGTTGCACAAGCTGAACCGCATTCGTCTGTGCCACGCGCGACTGGTTAAAGACAGTCTGCATGAGCTCGCCCGCTTTGGTGTGGCTGAAAAACGCCGGAGACTGGCGAAGCACGCTGCGGAAGACATCACTGCGGATGTGGAAGAGCATTTTAGTGCCCACCCAGGCCAGGCAATACTTGTTCAGATATTCTAAAAAACCGTTCAGAAACATCAGCACAGGAATGCAGGCACAGGCCGCGATAACGCCCGCAAGCCCCACTGGCGTGTCAGGGGCCATGCCAAACATTTCAGCGAGGTTGATCTCCCCAAAAACCGGCAGATCCAAGGGTTTTCCCAGCGTTTTGGCCCCGCCATCCAGCACGAGTTGGAAAATAAGCGAAACACCGATGATGAGCACGCCATTGAACGACGCGGCGACGATTCCGATAAGCACCCCCAGGACAAACCTGCCCATCCACGGTTTCAGATACTGAAGGATGCGCCCATAAGGCATCTTTAACTGGGCGATCTCAGCATCGGTCATCTGAGACGGGTTTTTCAACAGGGGAGCTGCGGCCATGTGGGTGGGATAAATGTCCCGGGCAATGCCTTCGGGACGGGATGCCTAGCACGGGAGAATGAAAGCGTCGAGATGAAGTTCACGCTTGCAAAAGCCGGATTGTCCCGGTTGAAAAACCAGCGCGTGTGGCCGAAGCCTGCCCACCAACCATGATGCTGCCTGAATTGCGTAACCAAATTTGTGAAGCCAACCGGGCGCTGGAACCCAGCGGCCTCGTCCGCCTGACCTGGGGCAATGTCTCAGGCATAGACCGGGCTTCGGGCCTTTGGGGCATCAAGCCCAGCGGGGTGGACTATGGAGCGCTGACCCCGGAGGACATCGTCCTCATGGATCTGGAGGGGAACATTGTGGAAGGGAAGCTGCGCCCTTCCTCCGACACAAAAACGCATCTGCATTTATACCGGGAGTTTTCAGAGATTGGCGGCATCACCCATACCCACAGCTTGTACGCCACGGTCTTTTCCCAGGCGGGGAGGGAACTGCCCTGCTTTGGGACTACGCATGCGGATCACTTTTATGGCACAGTGCCCATTGTCCGGGCGCTGAACCAGGATGAAGTGGATGAGGATTATGAACACTTCACCGGCGTGGCCATTGTGGAGCGGCTGCGGGAGCTGAGGCTGAATCCGCTGGAGATGCCGGCGGTGCTTCAGCGGCATCATGCGCCCTTCACCTTTGGCAAAAATGCGATGGATTCCGTCAAGAACAGCATCGCACTGGAGATGTGTGCGCAAATGGCTCTAAGCTCCCTGACACTGAATCCAGACCTGGCTTCCATCCCGGAGCATATCCTGGACAAGCACCACCTGCGCAAGCATGGGCCGGGGGCGTATTACGGGCAGAAGTGACAAGCATTAGCCAAGTGTTCCTCCTTGTTTCTCTCACTTCACCTGCTTGCCATTGCTGAGCAGGTTGGCACCGATCTGGTTGTCATTGCCGCCGATGATGAGGAGGGAGGGCTCTTTTGATGTGGCCTCTTCGGCACGGTCATCGCGGATGAGGTTATCGCTAACAATGCTCTGCTCCACACCCTCCAGACGCAGACCAGAACCGTCGCTGTCCAGGATGCTGTTGTTGGAAATCATGAGACGGCGGCCACCGACAATATCCACCGCGGCACGCTGGCGGACCACGCCACCGACAATGTTGCCGATGAAGGAGCTGTCGGTGCAGTTTTTGATAAGGATGCCGTTGTTTTCAGCATTATTGAATCCGTTGACCCGGTAACGAGGATTGCGGTCAAAGTTGTTGCTGCTGACAATGAGGTGCTCGCAGTTCTCAGCTACCAGGTCATGCTCAAAGCCTTCCCAGAAAGTGTTGCCGGTGATGACGACGCCGCGCGATTCTTTGACCTCAATGTTGACCTTGACGTCGCTGAAGACGTTGGCGCTGATGGTGACATTGCCTTCACGGGTGTGAGGACGGCCGAGGCGACCGGTCAGGTTGGGATCCGTGCCAGCGCCGAGAATGCGGATGTTGGCGGAGCCCTCTGCCTTGCTGGAATGCTGGATGGTGCAGCCGGTGATGGCCACCTCGCCAATAGAACCGCCATCGGAGTTTAGCTCAATGTTGGCGGAGGGGGGTGAATCGGCGTGGTGGTTGCTCTCGATGTCGCAGGTGCCGATGTGCAGGTTGCGCACGTTGCCGCCGCGTGAGACCACTCCCCCGCCCCGATTGTAGCTGATATGGCTGCCGATGATGTTAGTCTGGTGCAGGTTCACATTGTCCAGAAAGACACCGATGCCCATGTTGTCATAGAGGTGGCAGTCGCTGATAAGGACGTTGCGGTTGCGAGGGGTGAGATGGATCGCGTGACGGCATTTGCTGATGATGATGCGGTGAATAGTAATCTGCATGGCACCACCGGATTCGATGCCGTCCGCTTCAGGATGGGCACCAAAAATTTCAAATCCGCTGAGCATGGGGGTGCGCTCCTGATCCCAAATGCCTGGCTTCAATGTCGTAGGAGCCGCCGAACCTTCATGGTGTCCGATGATCCTGAAAGCAGGCCCGGCACCTGTCATGATGAAACGTGCAGTGCCATCCCCTGACAGGCTGGCGAGCCCTGTTTTAGAGAGATCCACGGTGACGGTCTTCGTGAGCCTGTAAGTGCCCTTGGGAAAGAGAAGGCTGCCCTTTTCATCCACAGCTTTTTGGATGGCAGCCGTGTCATCGACCTCTCCGTCACCAATGACGCCGAGAGACATGACATTGGTCTGGGCCAGGACACAGGTGACCGAAAAAGCGAGCAGCAGCAGAGGGCGTAACATTTTAACATAACGCCGGTCGCCGGAGAAAATCACATTCTCTGTGCTACTGAAGGATGGTTTTGTGTGCGCCGGACAAGCGCTCCCGACATCTTTTATGAAGGGAGAGACCGGATATTTTAAATGATTTAGGGTACAATGGAGTCAAAGGATTATGCCAACCATGCCAACTCCCACCATTCAAGACAAAGAAGGCCGCTCAAGCCATTCTGCCCCTGTCCCGCATCCACCGGCACAACCGCCCAGCGAAAAGCAAATTCAGCAGGCTTTCTGCCACAAGCTGGAAGACCGTGCGTTGCTTCAAGGGCCTAACCGCCGGTTGAGCGAGCTGAAGCGTCTGTTCACAATTATGGCGGATTTTCTGCGCGGTTTTCGCGGACTGCACTTCGTGGGCCCTTGCATCACGGTGTTTGGCTCTGCCAGATTTACAGAGGAGCATCCGCACTATCAAAAGGCGCGTGAAATGGGTGCGGCCATCGTAAAAGCAGGCTTTACCGTCATGACGGGTGGCGGCCCTGGCATCATGGAGGCGGCCAACCGCGGTGCCAAGGATGTGGGCGGGCGCAGCGTGGGCTGCAACATTGAGCTGCCCTTTGAGCAAAGCCACAATCCGTATCTGGACCGCTGGGTGACGATGAAGTATTTCTTTGTCCGCAAGGTGCTGCTGATGAAATACAGCTACGGTTTTGTGATCATGCCCGGCGGCTTCGGTACGCTGGATGAAGCGTTTGAAGCACTGACGCTGATCCAGACCAAAAAGGTGCGCAATTTTCCCATGGTATTCATGGGCACGGAGTTCTGGACCGAACTGCGGGCCATGATTGACAGCATGGTCGCCAAAGGCACCATCAGCCCGGAGGACCTGGATCTGATCTGCTGGACGGATGACGTGGGTGAAGCCATGCACCACCTGGAGGACCGCGCGGTGAAGCAGTTCGGCCTGACCTGCGAGGTGCCGCCTGCATCCAGCAACTGGCTGTGGGAGAAAGGGCTTTGAAGCCAGACGGTCAGGCTGAGGCGCGACAGTTGTCCAGCAAGGCGTGCAGGTAGTCAGCGATTTCTTCAAAGGCCCTTTTATAGTCTGAATCCGCCAGGCAGATGAGTTCTGCCCGCGCGTCGTTGAGCATGTCCTGGGCAAAGCTGACGGCCCGCTCAATCGCGCCTTCGTAGTCGGCAATGCCGGCCAGGATAGAGGTGTCCATGGGCTCGCCTTTGAGCAGCATTTTATTGAGCTTCTGCTTCTGGGCATCGGTGGCATCCATCAGCAAATACAGAATGGGCAGGGTGAGCTTGCCTTTGATGAGATCAGTACGGAGGGTCTTGCCGACTTTCTTTTCATCGCCGACCAGGTCCAGGCAGTCGTCATAGATCTGATAGACGGTGCCCAGCTTCATGCCGTAATTATAGAGGGCATGCTCCACCTGCTCGGATACGCCGTTGAGGCGGGCACCGAGTCCGGCGGCGGCGGCGAAGAGGGCGGCGGTCTTCATCTCGATCATGCGCAGGTAGTCTGGCACGGAGAGATTGAGGTCGAACCGGCGCTGGGTTTGCAGGATCTCGCCGCTGCAGACGTCGCGGGAGGCTTTGGCAATGCTGCGGCAGACTTTGGCGTCTTCAAACTCCGTGGCCAGTTCCAGGGCGTAGGCGAAGATGGCATCCCCAAGCAGGA from Prosthecobacter sp. SYSU 5D2 encodes:
- a CDS encoding MoxR family ATPase, with translation MSDSVAPPPPPEAGPISLNKNPLPTSASAPSVPDAAAIEKASTWVKPLRAEIARVLVGQSALVDRLLVALLTNGHVLLEGVPGLAKTLAVRTLSSALHAEFKRIQFTPDLLPADVIGTMVYHPREGTFTPRLGPIFANLVLADEINRAPAKVQSALLEAMQERQVTIGDNTYKLPDPFMVLATQNPIDQEGTYTLPEAQLDRFLFKVRVDYPTPAEERQVLDAMATSAPKLEVNQITKTEDIVASRGLVNAIYMDEKIRDYIVSIIQATRTPDAYAPHLKLLIRCGASPRGTINLALAAKAHAFLAGRNYVTPQDIKDLGPDILRHRILLSYEAEAEGVSSEDVVRQLLDKLPVP
- the araD gene encoding L-ribulose-5-phosphate 4-epimerase AraD; this encodes MLPELRNQICEANRALEPSGLVRLTWGNVSGIDRASGLWGIKPSGVDYGALTPEDIVLMDLEGNIVEGKLRPSSDTKTHLHLYREFSEIGGITHTHSLYATVFSQAGRELPCFGTTHADHFYGTVPIVRALNQDEVDEDYEHFTGVAIVERLRELRLNPLEMPAVLQRHHAPFTFGKNAMDSVKNSIALEMCAQMALSSLTLNPDLASIPEHILDKHHLRKHGPGAYYGQK
- a CDS encoding MFS transporter, which gives rise to MTQPAASPEITRLRDLSSHQKKSGLAAWLGWLFDGLDMHIYTLVATPFVAILLMSDGIAASPGEVDTKASIIQAAFLVGWALGGGVFGWIGDRIGRSRTLVLTILFYAGFTGLSYFCTEWWHLLICRFLSALGIGGEWAVGASLLSETWPKKWRPWIAATLQTAVNLGVLLACLAGWLLKDDESHRTIFLVGILPALLTLWIRKAVPETEEWQEAKKTSVPPRIRELFGPAVSGVTWRVLIICAVSLTAHWAFMFWQQSLIRAMPEVRNLTAPEQTHAVVVALMYIMIGSIIGNYLAGALAKLMGYRKAITLMLLAYGITMLAAFSQTWTHDQMLNWYAIIGLCQGVFGLFTMCLPPLFPTLLRTTGAGFCYNIGRIVAAAGTVMFKLYVPVGDYRLALYYAGLLFIPAAAIALLLPEEKQAVR
- a CDS encoding polyprenyl synthetase family protein codes for the protein MKNIPASASAPVFPFELVRADLEIVEKAIRDQSRAFDPAVEGYVSYVCQAAGKRIRPALALMAGGATGGKTADHTRLSVILEMVHIASLVHDDIMDGAATRRGLPTAAAKWGSALSVLLGDAIFAYALELATEFEDAKVCRSIAKASRDVCSGEILQTQRRFDLNLSVPDYLRMIEMKTAALFAAAAGLGARLNGVSEQVEHALYNYGMKLGTVYQIYDDCLDLVGDEKKVGKTLRTDLIKGKLTLPILYLLMDATDAQKQKLNKMLLKGEPMDTSILAGIADYEGAIERAVSFAQDMLNDARAELICLADSDYKRAFEEIADYLHALLDNCRASA
- a CDS encoding TIGR00730 family Rossman fold protein — translated: MPTPTIQDKEGRSSHSAPVPHPPAQPPSEKQIQQAFCHKLEDRALLQGPNRRLSELKRLFTIMADFLRGFRGLHFVGPCITVFGSARFTEEHPHYQKAREMGAAIVKAGFTVMTGGGPGIMEAANRGAKDVGGRSVGCNIELPFEQSHNPYLDRWVTMKYFFVRKVLLMKYSYGFVIMPGGFGTLDEAFEALTLIQTKKVRNFPMVFMGTEFWTELRAMIDSMVAKGTISPEDLDLICWTDDVGEAMHHLEDRAVKQFGLTCEVPPASSNWLWEKGL
- a CDS encoding right-handed parallel beta-helix repeat-containing protein, which encodes MLRPLLLLAFSVTCVLAQTNVMSLGVIGDGEVDDTAAIQKAVDEKGSLLFPKGTYRLTKTVTVDLSKTGLASLSGDGTARFIMTGAGPAFRIIGHHEGSAAPTTLKPGIWDQERTPMLSGFEIFGAHPEADGIESGGAMQITIHRIIISKCRHAIHLTPRNRNVLISDCHLYDNMGIGVFLDNVNLHQTNIIGSHISYNRGGGVVSRGGNVRNLHIGTCDIESNHHADSPPSANIELNSDGGSIGEVAITGCTIQHSSKAEGSANIRILGAGTDPNLTGRLGRPHTREGNVTISANVFSDVKVNIEVKESRGVVITGNTFWEGFEHDLVAENCEHLIVSSNNFDRNPRYRVNGFNNAENNGILIKNCTDSSFIGNIVGGVVRQRAAVDIVGGRRLMISNNSILDSDGSGLRLEGVEQSIVSDNLIRDDRAEEATSKEPSLLIIGGNDNQIGANLLSNGKQVK
- a CDS encoding ABC transporter ATP-binding protein is translated as MAAAPLLKNPSQMTDAEIAQLKMPYGRILQYLKPWMGRFVLGVLIGIVAASFNGVLIIGVSLIFQLVLDGGAKTLGKPLDLPVFGEINLAEMFGMAPDTPVGLAGVIAACACIPVLMFLNGFLEYLNKYCLAWVGTKMLFHIRSDVFRSVLRQSPAFFSHTKAGELMQTVFNQSRVAQTNAVQLVQLLTNRPLTIIVILFVLFSKDWFFTLMSLVVFPLCLAPIIAIGRKVRKSGSGEEKSVGKMMTTMHESFTGIRLVKGYAREEYEVERFDRANATMCRNMMRWTQATELIGPIVEAVASIGIAAGLVYFWVQQRPASDLIILVMALTKIYPPAKELSKVNLLMQKTVYAVNKVVHLLERPADIQDAPGAPDLPRIKGGVTFENISFAYSDLDGRKLDRAAINHVNLDLAPGRFYALVGPSGAGKSTLFSLLLRFYDPETGRVLMDGTDIRTVTQDSVRTNIGLVSQDTFLFHDTIRENIRYGRLDATEEEIIAAAKKAHAHEFIQQVQGGYNAIVGDSGCNLSGGQKQRLSIARAILRNAPILLLDEATSALDTETEKIIQEAIHVLSEGKTVIAIAHRLSTIMEADQIIVMKDGSVADMGTHDELLRNSDLYQKLYSLQFNE